One Purpureocillium takamizusanense chromosome 1, complete sequence genomic window carries:
- a CDS encoding uncharacterized protein (COG:S~EggNog:ENOG503P6NU~TransMembrane:1 (o216-239i)) — MSDLKPVKDLDPNAWYHLTEARVDDYDKKKFGGMLQIDGKGVFYVFGADKGQYFQFQPVDNKPGRYAIRASKTAINRQLGVCRVEAETDSDKTRPCMLAPDGSDVQKWDVASWGGGGGDGNNNNNNKNSNSTYRLVNVANGTGYHLDVHPGSAVFLSSNIDTAVYQPAQHWLMTSAKPVNDGAYSTVFSDVPASTTTSSHPGSSSSSSSGGLSSGAAAGIGVGVALAVIAAALLAFFLWRHRRRRQRLASSSSSAAAELGDNKHGITTNTNTTAGNGSGSYRDHPDGSSPEKTTPVPPYSHAQSPPPPQELPHHPAPVEAPADERFELDSTQQQSDRR, encoded by the exons atGTCGGACCTCAAGCCCGTCAAGGACCTCGACCCCAACGCGTGGTACCACCTCACCGAGGCCCGGGTCGACGACTACGACAAGAAGAAGTTTGGGGGCATGCTGCAGATTGACGGCAAGGGCGTCTTTTACGTGTTTGGCGCCGACAAGGGCCAGTATTTTCAGTTT CAACCCGTCGACAACAAGCCCGGGCGCTACGCCATCCGCGCCTCCAAGACGGCCATCAACCGGCAGCTCGGCGTCtgccgcgtcgaggccgagaccGACTCGGACAAGACGCGCCCCTGCATGCTCGCCccggacggcagcgacgtcCAGAAGTGGGACGTGGCCAgctggggaggaggagggggggacggcaacaacaacaacaacaacaagaacagcaacagcacgtaccgcctcgtcaacgtcgccaacggcaccgGCTACCACCTCGACGTCCACCCGGGCtccgccgtcttcctcagCTCAAACATCGACACGGCCGTCTaccagcccgcccagcacTGGCTCATGACCAGCGCCAAGCCCGTCAACGACGGCGCCTACAGCACCGTCTTCTCCGAC GTCCCCGCCTCAACAACCACCTCCTCCCATcccggctcctcctcctcctcctcctccggcggccTCTCCtccggcgcagcagccggcatcggcgtcggcgtcgccctcgccgtcatcgccgccgccctcctcgccttcttcctctggcgccaccgccgccgtcgccagcgcctcgcctcctcctcctcctccgccgccgcagagctCGGCGACAATAAGcacggcatcaccaccaacaccaacaccaccgccggcaacggcagcggcagctaTCGCGACCACCcggacggcagcagccccgAAAAGACCACCCCCGTCCCGCCCTACTCGCATGCCCAgtcccccccgccgccgcaggagCTGCCGCACCACCCGGCCCCCGtcgaggcgcccgccgacgagcgtTTCGAGCTCGACTCAACACAGCAGCAGAGCGACCGTCGGTGA
- a CDS encoding uncharacterized protein (CAZy:GH31~EggNog:ENOG503NV6M~COG:G), with translation MAFYNINLVVASEPPPPSAPRAITHKSRAPATPIVGGRGDDKFRFTVLRDGLVRYEYAPDGHFEDRPSAFAALRDEALQSAAVPDFTVRETSARVEIITERFHLTYSKAAGRFSPGTLFARVFGHTDDVWRFGEEQQTLGGTYRTLDHVDGRVDMGHGVVSRKGFASVDDSRTMLFTPDGSFIAPRREPVEDRIDGYLFCYGHDYRAAVRALYAISGPQPLLPRWALGNWWSRYKEYTTESYLELVRLFRRNRLPLSCAVIDMDWHLVRDDVVKQARQSGWTGYTWNKALFPDPKAFIKELHHQGLKVTVNDHPAEGVACYEDMYEAVARKLNMDASTKETIPFDITDKNFLEAYFDPLLKHIEDDGVDFWWIDWQQGRYTDMRDVDPLWVLNHYHYQHNAKRLAQRQRSSSAEHPLIFSRYAGPGSHRYPVGFSGDTIVSWASLEFQPEFTATASNIGYGWWSHDIGGHMLGERDDELTARWVQFGVFSPIMRLHSTKNEWMCKEPWKLPAGSGQGPQDTVFNFLRLRHRLIPYIHTMNARAAHKEHGEPLVQPMYWEHPERDEAYSVPNQYYFGTEMIVAPITSPLNRVTKTGKVRAWLPPGKYVDYFTGVAYDGNRHLWFNRTLDKCPVLLKQGAIVPLERAEAPENGGKNPDRFEIVVAVGADGQFELLEEDEEGITIAREATEWPDWIRTPIVFKQAEGTITIGPTTGGHPGLRRNWSVRVPSVKVTGPVTASYTGEGPEPLVSVVNSAVHVELRDVPPRSQAVIHLGANPQVAVNKPAMELLFPILYKAQVGYELKEKIEAIVEDEGASTAARASQLDTLDMDPDLRLVVNEILFAKSSA, from the coding sequence ATGGCCTTTTACAACATCAacctcgtcgtggccagcgagccgccgccgcccagcgctcCCCGCGCCATCACACACAAGTCTCGCGCCCCAGCGAcgcccatcgtcggcggccgaggcgatgaCAAGTTCCGCTTCACCGTcctgcgcgacggcctcgtgcGCTACGAGTACGCTCCGGACGGCCACTTCGAGGACCGGCCCTCTgccttcgccgccctccgcgacgaggccctgcagTCGGCCGCGGTCCCCGACTTCACCGTCCGCGAGACGTCGGCCAGGGTGGAGATAATCACGGAGCGGTTCCACCTCACTTAcagcaaggccgccggccgcttcTCGCCAGGGACCCTCTTCGCCCGCGTCTTCGGGCACACAGACGATGTGTGGCGcttcggcgaggagcagcagacCCTGGGCGGCACGTATCGCACGctcgaccacgtcgacgggcgcgttGACATGGGCCACGGCGTGGTTTCGCGAAAAGGCTTCGCGAGCGTCGACGACTCGCGCACGATGCTCTTCACGCCCGACGGCAGTTTCATCGCCCCGAGACGGGAGCCCGTAGAGGACCGTATCGATGGCTACCTGTTTTGCTACGGCCACGACTATCGTGCCGCCGTGCGGGCCCTTTACGCAATCTCAGGCCCGCAACCGCTACTCCCTCGCTGGGCGCTGGGTAACTGGTGGTCACGGTATAAGGAGTACACGACCGAGTCGTACCTTGAGCTCGTTCGCCTGTTTCGTCGAAATAGGCTGCCGCTGTCGTGCGCCGTGATCGACATGGACTGGCATTtggtgcgcgacgacgtggtcAAGCAAGCACGCCAGTCCGGCTGGACGGGGTACACTTGGAACAAGGCCTTATTTCCGGACCCAAAGGCGTTCATCAAGGAACTGCATCATCAGGGGCTCAAGGTGACGGTGAATGATCAcccggccgagggcgtggccTGCTACGAGGATATGTATGAGGCGGTTGCCCGTAAGCTGAACATGGATGCGTCCACCAAAGAGACGATCCCTTTTGACATCACCGACAAGAACTTTCTGGAGGCGTATTTCGACCCGCTGCTCAAGCATatcgaggacgatggcgtcgacttCTGGTGGATCGACTGGCAGCAGGGACGGTACACGGACATGCGAGATGTCGATCCGCTTTGGGTGCTTAaccactaccactaccaGCACAACGCAAAGCGTCTcgcccagcggcagcgcagctccTCTGCCGAGCACCCGCTCATCTTCTCGAGGTACGCGGGCCCAGGCAGCCATCGGTACCCTGTTGGCTTCTCGGGCGACACGATCGTGTCGTGGGCGTCGCTGGAATTCCAGCCAGAAttcacggcgacggcgagcaaCATCGGCTACGGCTGGTGGAGTCACGACATTGGCGGACACAtgctcggcgagcgcgacgacgagctgacGGCGCGCTGGGTGCAGTTTGGAGTCTTCTCGCCCATCATGCGGCTGCATTCGACCAAGAATGAGTGGATGTGCAAAGAGCCGTGGAAGCTgccggcgggctcgggccAAGGGCCCCAAGACACGGTCTTCAACTTTTTGCGCCTGCGCCACCGCCTCATACCGTATATTCACACGATGaatgcgcgcgcggcgcacAAGGAGCACGGGGAGCCGCTGGTACAGCCCATGTACTGGGAGCATcccgagcgcgacgaggcatACAGCGTTCCAAACCAGTATTACTTTGGCACAGAGATGATCGTGGCGCCGATTACCTCGCCGCTGAACCGGGTcaccaagacgggcaaggtGCGTgcatggctgccgccgggcaaATATGTCGACTACTTCACTGGGGTGGCCTACGACGGGAACCGACATTTGTGGTTCAACAGGACTCTGGACAAATGCCCCGTGCTGTTGAAGCAGGGAGCCATCGTGCCCCTGGAAAGGGCCGAGGCCCCGGAAAATGGCGGCAAGAACCCAGACCGGTTCGAGATTGTCGTGGCAGTGGGGGCAGACGGGCAGTTTGAGCtgttggaggaggatgaggaaggCATCACCATCGCGCGGGAGGCGACCGAGTGGCCCGACTGGATCAGGACGCCCATTGTGTTCAAGCAAGCCGAAGGCACCATCACCATTGGCCCAACCACGGGCGGGCACCCAGGCCTTCGCCGCAACTGGTCCGTTCGCGTGCCCAGCGTCAAGGTCACGGGACCGGTGACGGCCTCGTACACTGGCGAAGGGCCAGAGCCGCTCGTGTCCGTGGTGAACAGCGCGGTGCACgtggagctgcgcgacgtgccgccgcgctcgcagGCGGTGATCCATCTGGGCGCGAACCCGCAGGTCGCCGTCAACAAGCCCGCCATGGAGCTGCTGTTCCCCATTCTGTACAAGGCGCAGGTCGGGTACGAGCTCAAGGAAAAGATCGAGGCCattgtcgaggacgaaggggcgtcgacggcggcgcgagcgagcCAGCTGGACACGCTGGACATGGACCCGGACCTGAGGCTGGTGGTGAATGAGATCCTGTTTGCAAAGTCGAGCGCCTAG
- a CDS encoding uncharacterized protein (COG:S~EggNog:ENOG503P35T~SECRETED:SignalP(1-18~SECRETED:cutsite=ALA-IG~SECRETED:prob=0.4269)) has translation MVRLALTAALAFAATALAIGDPSGAKNVGNGAGKQFITGGCVSDNDCASACCANQNNQGGVCSGVGAANQAGKTGCGFTDPNAQQTIAAAQGQAGGSGQKAQKGQQGQQNKQNQQNNQNQNQQAPASGGRANGDPAGAGNVGNGAGKQFITGGCVSDDDCASACCANQNNKGGVCSGVGAANQAGKTGCGFTDPNAQQTIDAAQGQAGQQGFKRVVKPAVEPQDEE, from the exons ATGGTCCGCCTTGCTCTCACCGCTGCCCTGGCTT TCGCCGCCACTGCCCTTGCCATCGGAGACCCGTCGGGAGCCAAGAACGTTGGCAACGGTGCCGGAAAGCAGTTTATCACTGGTGGTTGTGTTAGCGACAATGACTGTGCCTCGGCATGCTGCGCAAACCAGAACAATCAAGGCGGCGTTTGCTCCGGTGTTGGCGCGGCTAACCAGGCGGGCAAGACTGGCTGTGGCTTCACCGACCCCAACGCTCAACAGACGATTGCAGCAGCTCAGGGTCAGGCGGGCGGATCGGGGCAGAAGGCGCAGAAagggcagcagggccagcaaAATAAGCAGAATCAGCAAAACAACCAGAATCAGAATCAGCAAGCTCCGGCTTCCGGCGGTCGTGCCAATGGCGACCCCGCGGGAGCGGGCAACGTGGGCAACGGTGCCGGGAAGCAGTTCATCACCGGCGGCTGCGTTAGCGACGATGATTGTGCCTCCGCATGCTGCGCAAACCAGAACAACAAAGGCGGCGTCTGCTCAGGCGTTGGCGCGGCTAACCAGGCGGGCAAGACTGGCTGTGGTTTCACCGACCCTAACGCCCAGCAGACCATCGATGCCGCCCAAGGCCAGGCGGGACAGCAGGGATTTAAGCGCGTCGTGAAGCCTGCTGTTGAGCCACAGGATGAGGAGTAA